In the Kribbella sp. NBC_00482 genome, one interval contains:
- a CDS encoding helix-turn-helix transcriptional regulator, translating into MIETSARLLKLLTLLQSPRDWTGAELADKLQVSARTVRSDVERLRSLGYPVDATRGSVGGYRLGAGAALPPLLLDDDEAVAVTIGLRKAAGVTGVEEISLRALSKLEQVLPSRLRRRVNTLAGYTVQVPPDEVGPQVDPELLTQLTALCRDREQLRFDYLAHDGSETLRRAEPHRLVNWGRRWYLVAFDVERGDWRTFRVDRVRPRIPTGPRFAPRELPEDGDLAAYVSRRVSAAAWRYRASVEVAVPASVLVDRLTPAVGVVEPIDEERCLLRTGADSVQSLAVHLGLLDADFVVLDGPPELTAYVERLAERYRRATSS; encoded by the coding sequence ATGATCGAGACCTCGGCGCGGCTGCTGAAGCTACTCACGTTGCTGCAGTCGCCGCGCGACTGGACCGGTGCCGAGCTGGCCGACAAGTTGCAGGTCAGCGCCCGGACGGTACGCAGCGACGTGGAACGACTGCGGTCGCTCGGCTACCCGGTCGACGCCACCCGTGGGTCTGTGGGCGGTTACCGGCTCGGGGCGGGGGCCGCGCTGCCGCCGTTGCTGCTGGACGACGACGAGGCCGTGGCGGTGACGATCGGGCTCCGGAAGGCGGCCGGCGTCACCGGAGTGGAAGAGATCTCGCTGCGGGCGCTGAGCAAGCTGGAGCAAGTGCTGCCGTCGCGGCTGCGTCGGCGGGTCAACACTCTCGCCGGCTACACAGTGCAGGTGCCGCCGGACGAGGTGGGTCCGCAGGTCGATCCGGAGCTGCTGACGCAGCTGACCGCGCTCTGCCGGGACCGGGAGCAGCTGAGGTTCGACTACCTGGCACATGACGGGTCGGAGACGCTCCGGCGCGCCGAACCGCACCGGCTGGTCAACTGGGGCCGGCGCTGGTACCTCGTCGCGTTCGACGTGGAGCGGGGCGACTGGCGGACGTTCCGGGTCGATCGGGTGCGGCCGCGGATCCCGACCGGTCCGCGGTTCGCTCCACGTGAGCTGCCTGAGGACGGTGATCTGGCGGCGTACGTGTCCCGACGGGTGTCCGCTGCGGCCTGGCGGTACCGGGCGTCCGTGGAGGTCGCCGTACCTGCGTCGGTGCTTGTAGATCGGCTGACGCCTGCGGTCGGCGTCGTCGAACCGATCGACGAGGAGCGGTGTCTGCTGCGGACAGGCGCCGACAGCGTCCAAAGTCTCGCCGTACATCTCGGTCTGCTCGACGCGGACTTCGTCGTACTCGACGGTCCTCCGGAGCTGACGGCGTACGTGGAGCGGCTGGCCGAACGCTACCGGCGCGCGACGAGCTCGTAG
- the pgsA gene encoding phosphatidylinositol phosphate synthase, whose protein sequence is MLNRFRQFWTKVITPIATLLLKLGVSADVVTLVGTIGVSAGALIFFPRGQLWIGAVVITCFVFSDLIDGHMARTSGTSSKWGSFLDSTLDRIADGAVYGGLVMFYANSRAGDSTLMAAVTLWALVMGAVTSYARAKAESLGLKASGGLAERADRLVFTLVTAFFSDVLNLPILLEIVIWYVAAASTITVVQRSLSVRKQVLADPANSGLDTPPPDPKA, encoded by the coding sequence ATGCTTAACAGATTCCGGCAGTTCTGGACCAAGGTGATCACGCCGATCGCCACCCTCCTGCTCAAACTCGGTGTGAGCGCCGACGTGGTCACGCTGGTCGGCACCATCGGTGTGTCCGCCGGGGCGCTGATCTTCTTCCCGCGCGGCCAGCTGTGGATCGGCGCGGTGGTCATCACCTGTTTCGTGTTCTCGGACCTGATCGACGGCCACATGGCCCGGACGTCGGGGACGTCGTCGAAGTGGGGCTCGTTCCTCGACTCGACGCTGGACCGGATCGCCGACGGCGCGGTCTACGGCGGCCTGGTGATGTTCTACGCGAACTCGCGGGCCGGCGACTCGACGCTGATGGCGGCCGTGACGCTGTGGGCACTGGTGATGGGCGCGGTCACGTCGTACGCGCGGGCCAAGGCGGAAAGCCTCGGCCTGAAGGCGAGCGGCGGCCTCGCCGAGCGCGCGGATCGCTTGGTCTTCACGCTGGTCACCGCGTTCTTCTCCGACGTGCTGAACCTGCCGATCCTGCTGGAGATCGTGATCTGGTACGTCGCCGCGGCGAGCACGATCACCGTCGTCCAGCGGTCGCTGTCGGTGCGCAAGCAGGTCCTGGCCGACCCGGCCAACTCGGGCCTCGACACGCCGCCGCCGGACCCCAAGGCCTGA
- a CDS encoding elongation factor G-like protein EF-G2 has product MADKSNASQGTGAAPAVDSPAAIRNVVLVGPSGSGKTTLVEALLVASGVLNRPGTVLDGTTVCDFDDAELRQQRSVGLSLASLQHDGGQGKVKVNLIDTPGYADFVGELRAGLRAADCALFVISANEGVDEPTRTLWQECDQVGMPRAVVITKLDHARANYQNALSTAQDAFGDKVLPLYLPAGDGLIGLLSQSYFGYAEGKRSTAPPDPSYADEIEVLRGTLIEGIIEESEDESLMERYLEGEEIDQKVLIEDLERAVARGSFFPAIPVCSASGVGTQELLEVITSGFPSPLEHKLPDVFTPHGVARQGLTCDTSGALLAEVVKTTSDPYVGRVSLVRVFSGTIRPDTTVHVSGHFTSFFGDHNGASHGHEDHDEDERIGTLSFPLGKTQRPAGQVIAGDLCAIGRLTRAETGDTLSDKADPLLLRPWNMPEPLLPIAVQAHAKTDEDKLGAGLQRLAAEDPTLRIEQNPETHQIVLWCMGEAHSDVVLDALANRYGVTVDTVELRVPLRETFGGPAKGHGRHVKQSGGHGQYAVCDIEVEPLPGGSGFEFVDKVVGGAVPRQFIPSVEKGVRAQMEKGVGAGYPMVDIRVTLRDGKAHSVDSSDMAFQMAGGLALREAAAATKVAMLEPVDLVSVLVPDDLVGAVMSDLSGRRGRLLGTDKVGESRTLVKAEVPQVEITRYSIDLRSLSHGSASFSREFSRYEAMPEAAASKLK; this is encoded by the coding sequence ATGGCAGACAAGTCGAACGCTTCCCAAGGCACCGGAGCCGCGCCCGCTGTGGACAGTCCGGCCGCCATCCGCAACGTGGTCCTGGTCGGGCCTTCGGGCTCCGGCAAGACCACCCTCGTCGAGGCCTTGCTGGTGGCCTCCGGAGTCCTGAACAGACCCGGCACCGTCCTGGACGGAACCACGGTGTGCGACTTCGACGACGCGGAGCTCCGGCAGCAGCGCTCGGTGGGTCTGTCGCTCGCCTCCCTGCAGCACGACGGCGGCCAGGGAAAAGTGAAGGTGAACCTGATCGACACGCCCGGGTACGCCGATTTCGTCGGTGAGCTGCGGGCCGGACTCCGCGCTGCCGACTGTGCGCTGTTCGTGATCTCGGCGAACGAGGGCGTCGACGAGCCGACCCGGACGCTCTGGCAGGAGTGCGACCAGGTGGGGATGCCGCGCGCGGTCGTGATCACCAAGCTCGACCATGCCCGCGCGAACTACCAGAACGCGCTCTCCACGGCGCAGGACGCGTTCGGGGACAAGGTGCTGCCGCTCTACCTGCCCGCTGGTGACGGGCTGATCGGGCTGCTCTCCCAGTCGTACTTCGGGTACGCCGAGGGCAAGCGTTCGACCGCGCCACCGGATCCGTCGTACGCCGACGAGATCGAGGTGCTGCGTGGCACGCTGATCGAGGGCATCATCGAGGAGTCCGAGGACGAGTCGTTGATGGAGCGCTATCTCGAAGGCGAGGAGATCGACCAGAAGGTGCTGATCGAGGACCTCGAGCGCGCGGTCGCGCGGGGCTCGTTCTTCCCCGCCATCCCGGTCTGCAGCGCCTCCGGAGTCGGCACGCAGGAGCTGCTCGAGGTGATCACGAGCGGTTTCCCGTCACCACTCGAGCACAAGCTCCCGGACGTCTTCACCCCGCACGGAGTCGCCCGCCAGGGCCTGACCTGCGACACCTCCGGAGCGCTGCTCGCCGAGGTGGTGAAGACGACGTCGGACCCGTACGTCGGGAGGGTCAGCCTGGTGCGGGTGTTCTCCGGCACCATCAGGCCCGACACGACAGTTCACGTGTCGGGCCATTTCACGTCGTTCTTCGGTGACCACAACGGCGCGTCGCACGGGCACGAGGACCATGACGAGGACGAGCGGATCGGCACGCTGTCGTTCCCGCTCGGCAAGACGCAGCGCCCGGCGGGGCAGGTGATCGCCGGTGACCTGTGCGCGATCGGCCGGCTGACCCGCGCGGAGACCGGGGACACACTCTCCGACAAGGCCGATCCGCTGCTACTGCGGCCGTGGAACATGCCGGAGCCGTTGCTGCCGATCGCCGTCCAGGCGCATGCGAAGACCGACGAGGACAAGCTCGGGGCCGGCTTGCAGCGGCTGGCGGCCGAGGATCCGACACTGCGGATCGAGCAGAACCCGGAGACCCACCAGATCGTGCTGTGGTGCATGGGCGAGGCGCACTCGGACGTCGTACTGGACGCGCTGGCGAACCGGTACGGCGTGACCGTGGACACCGTCGAGCTCCGGGTGCCGCTGCGGGAGACGTTCGGCGGGCCGGCCAAGGGCCACGGGCGGCACGTGAAGCAGTCCGGCGGGCACGGTCAGTACGCCGTCTGCGACATCGAGGTCGAGCCGCTGCCGGGCGGGTCGGGCTTCGAGTTCGTCGACAAGGTGGTCGGCGGTGCGGTGCCGCGGCAGTTCATCCCGAGCGTCGAGAAGGGCGTCCGGGCGCAGATGGAGAAGGGCGTCGGGGCCGGGTACCCGATGGTCGACATCCGGGTCACGTTGCGCGACGGGAAGGCACACAGCGTCGACTCGTCCGACATGGCGTTCCAGATGGCCGGCGGGCTGGCGCTGCGCGAGGCGGCGGCCGCAACCAAGGTCGCGATGCTGGAGCCGGTGGACCTGGTGTCGGTCCTGGTGCCCGACGATCTCGTCGGTGCGGTGATGAGCGATCTGTCCGGGCGTCGCGGGCGGCTGCTCGGGACCGACAAGGTCGGCGAGAGCAGGACCCTGGTGAAGGCCGAAGTACCGCAGGTAGAGATCACCCGCTACTCCATCGACCTCCGCTCGCTGTCCCACGGCTCGGCGTCGTTCAGCCGCGAGTTCTCCCGCTACGAGGCGATGCCGGAGGCCGCCGCGTCCAAACTGAAGTGA
- a CDS encoding glycosyltransferase family 4 protein: protein MRIGVVCPYSLGTPGGVQNHVRDLAEALLSLGHEVSVLAPVDDSAIPPYVVSSGRAVGVPYNGSVARVTFGPRTAARVKSWLADGNFDVVHVHEPTTPSASIIALWSADGPFVATFHTWQVRSRAMSVASSLLRPALEKIDARIAVSENARSMMVQHIGGEAVVIPNGLYTARFKGSPRPEWMGEDGTISFLGRLDEPRKGLGVLLDAVPALIAERPRVKVLVAGSGQADEALRRRYQDNVLFLGAIDDEARADMLAGSDVYVAPHLGGESFGIVLLEAMAAGAPVLASDLPAFRHVLEGGQLGELFEPGNAGELAARALRLLRRPDEREQLRSVGLAAVPKYDWSVLLPELLSVYELVARR, encoded by the coding sequence GTGAGGATCGGTGTGGTCTGCCCGTACTCGCTGGGCACGCCCGGCGGGGTGCAGAACCATGTCCGGGATCTGGCGGAGGCGCTGCTCTCTCTCGGCCATGAGGTGTCGGTCCTGGCGCCCGTCGACGACAGCGCGATCCCGCCGTACGTCGTCTCGTCCGGACGGGCCGTCGGCGTGCCGTACAACGGGTCGGTCGCCCGCGTGACGTTCGGTCCGCGTACGGCGGCGCGCGTGAAGAGCTGGCTCGCCGACGGGAACTTCGACGTGGTCCACGTCCACGAGCCGACCACGCCGAGCGCGTCGATCATCGCGCTGTGGTCCGCCGACGGGCCCTTCGTCGCCACGTTCCACACCTGGCAGGTGCGGTCCCGGGCGATGAGCGTGGCATCCAGCCTGCTCCGGCCGGCGCTGGAGAAGATCGACGCCCGGATCGCGGTGTCGGAGAACGCGCGCTCGATGATGGTCCAGCACATCGGCGGCGAGGCCGTGGTGATCCCGAACGGCCTCTACACCGCCCGCTTCAAGGGCAGCCCGCGCCCGGAGTGGATGGGCGAGGACGGCACGATCAGCTTCCTGGGCCGGCTCGACGAGCCGCGCAAGGGCCTCGGCGTGCTGCTGGACGCCGTACCGGCCTTGATCGCCGAGCGTCCACGGGTGAAGGTCCTGGTCGCCGGATCAGGACAAGCCGACGAGGCGTTGCGGCGGCGGTATCAAGACAACGTGCTGTTCCTCGGCGCGATCGACGACGAGGCCCGCGCCGACATGCTGGCCGGTTCGGACGTCTACGTCGCCCCGCATCTCGGCGGCGAGAGCTTCGGCATCGTGCTGCTGGAGGCGATGGCGGCGGGAGCGCCCGTTCTGGCGAGTGACCTGCCCGCGTTCCGGCACGTGCTGGAGGGCGGGCAGCTGGGGGAGCTGTTCGAGCCTGGGAACGCCGGTGAGCTGGCGGCCCGCGCGCTCCGGCTACTGCGCCGGCCCGACGAGCGCGAGCAGCTCCGGTCCGTCGGACTGGCCGCCGTACCGAAGTACGACTGGTCCGTCCTGCTCCCAGAGCTCCTCTCGGTCTACGAGCTCGTCGCGCGCCGGTAG
- a CDS encoding tetratricopeptide repeat protein — MNEPSEARLRMAAHWLQIGRPERVLDELQGLSGDAAVDYRAYLFRGAALHALDRDAEAVDVLRDGLAQHGPFPAMLHVLGSSLRSAGRLPEAEAAFLQGLSLDPNDPDLLLGYAHVCLAAGQAEKASALVERAASHAPESVAVSAARAQVAFALGKDRDMHRHSTEALSYDPEDPNARALHGTASMLTGDARAGYNSLRSAAASQPDDADLRAAAREAKLFNHPLMVPLRPFARINPLVVWVGAVAVIYGLRAAGLAPLSFAFAMVWLTFCVYSWVVPPLVRRWINRKWGS; from the coding sequence GTGAACGAACCGAGTGAGGCACGGCTGCGGATGGCCGCGCACTGGCTGCAGATCGGCCGCCCCGAGCGCGTGCTCGACGAGTTGCAGGGGCTGTCCGGAGATGCGGCCGTGGACTACCGCGCGTACCTGTTCCGCGGTGCCGCGTTGCACGCGCTCGACCGGGATGCCGAGGCGGTCGACGTACTGCGGGACGGCCTGGCCCAGCACGGCCCGTTCCCCGCGATGCTGCACGTCCTCGGGTCCTCGCTGCGTTCGGCGGGCCGGCTGCCGGAGGCCGAGGCCGCGTTCCTGCAGGGCCTGAGCCTCGACCCGAACGATCCGGATCTGCTGCTCGGGTACGCCCACGTCTGCCTCGCGGCCGGGCAGGCCGAGAAGGCGAGCGCCCTGGTCGAGCGTGCCGCGTCGCACGCGCCGGAGAGCGTGGCGGTCTCGGCTGCCCGTGCGCAGGTGGCGTTCGCGCTCGGCAAGGACCGCGACATGCACCGGCACAGCACCGAAGCCTTGTCGTACGACCCGGAGGACCCGAACGCACGGGCGTTGCACGGTACGGCGTCCATGCTGACCGGCGATGCGCGAGCCGGATACAACTCGCTGCGATCCGCGGCTGCCTCGCAGCCTGATGACGCGGACCTGCGCGCGGCCGCCCGCGAGGCGAAGCTGTTCAACCACCCGCTGATGGTTCCGCTGCGCCCGTTCGCCCGCATCAATCCGCTGGTCGTCTGGGTCGGCGCGGTCGCGGTGATCTACGGCCTCCGCGCGGCCGGGCTCGCACCGCTGTCCTTCGCCTTCGCCATGGTCTGGCTGACCTTCTGCGTCTACTCCTGGGTGGTCCCACCGCTGGTCCGCCGCTGGATCAACAGGAAATGGGGATCATGA
- a CDS encoding epoxide hydrolase family protein — protein sequence MTNNSEIRPFRIDIPQADLDDLRDRLTRTRWANELDIDYTDAVQTGPLPPEWEYGVPLSYVRRLTEQWLTSYDWRKWEERLNSYPQFVTEIDGQNVHFFHVRSADPDAIPLILTHGWPNTSLEYVDLIEPLTNPQNGGQAFHLVIPTVPGFGFSGPTKDRGWNRYRVAAAWAELMRRLGYERYGAHGNDGGSYVSPEVGRVDPEHVIGVHVTQLFSFPSGDPAELENLTEEELGYLQFLQFFNDNLGAYAKLQEQAPQNVAHALADSPTGQLAWIAQLLSSCTDEHVLTNATIYWLTNTGASSARFYYEDKHADHPKEPTTTPTALASFAFDFRPLRRFAERDHANIVSWHEFDRGSHWATQDAPDLLVQDLREFFSSLR from the coding sequence ATGACGAACAACAGCGAGATCCGGCCCTTCCGCATCGACATTCCGCAGGCGGACCTTGACGACCTGCGCGACCGTCTCACCCGCACCCGGTGGGCGAACGAGCTCGACATCGACTACACGGACGCCGTCCAGACCGGGCCGCTGCCGCCCGAGTGGGAGTACGGCGTACCGCTGTCCTACGTACGGCGCCTGACCGAGCAGTGGCTGACGTCGTACGACTGGCGGAAGTGGGAGGAGCGGCTGAACTCCTACCCGCAGTTCGTCACCGAGATCGACGGTCAGAACGTGCACTTCTTCCACGTCCGCTCGGCCGACCCGGACGCGATCCCGCTGATCCTCACCCACGGCTGGCCGAACACGTCGCTCGAGTACGTCGACCTGATCGAGCCGCTCACCAACCCGCAGAACGGCGGGCAGGCGTTCCACCTGGTCATCCCGACCGTCCCAGGTTTCGGCTTCTCCGGTCCCACGAAAGACCGCGGCTGGAACAGGTACCGGGTGGCGGCGGCGTGGGCCGAGCTGATGCGCCGGCTCGGCTACGAGCGGTACGGCGCTCATGGCAACGACGGCGGCTCCTACGTGTCCCCGGAGGTCGGACGGGTCGATCCGGAGCACGTGATCGGCGTACACGTGACCCAGCTGTTCTCGTTCCCGAGCGGGGATCCGGCGGAGCTTGAGAACCTCACCGAGGAGGAACTGGGGTACCTGCAGTTCCTGCAGTTCTTCAACGACAACCTGGGCGCGTACGCGAAGCTGCAGGAGCAGGCGCCGCAGAACGTCGCCCACGCGCTGGCAGACTCGCCGACCGGTCAGCTCGCGTGGATCGCCCAGCTGCTCAGCAGCTGCACCGACGAGCACGTCCTCACCAACGCGACGATCTACTGGCTGACGAACACCGGTGCGTCGTCGGCGCGCTTCTACTACGAGGACAAGCACGCCGATCATCCGAAGGAGCCGACCACCACGCCGACCGCGCTGGCCAGCTTCGCGTTCGACTTCCGGCCGCTCCGCCGGTTCGCCGAGCGGGACCACGCGAACATCGTGTCCTGGCACGAGTTCGACCGCGGCAGCCACTGGGCCACCCAGGACGCGCCGGACCTGCTCGTGCAGGACCTCCGCGAGTTCTTCTCCTCGCTCAGGTGA
- a CDS encoding HIT family protein produces MSENCIFCGIVAGSIPSTRVAETDRAIAFMDINPGTPGHLLVVPRAHSTDLREAAPEDLTAATLLAQSLVSRVIDRLDADGANLLSCIGAEAWQSVFHTHLHVIPRYKDDPLQLPWHPTPGDLEEINATAAKLT; encoded by the coding sequence ATGAGCGAGAACTGCATCTTCTGCGGGATCGTGGCCGGCAGCATTCCCTCCACACGGGTCGCCGAGACCGACCGGGCGATCGCGTTCATGGACATCAACCCCGGCACACCCGGACACCTGCTGGTGGTGCCGCGCGCGCACTCGACCGATCTCCGCGAAGCCGCTCCTGAGGACCTCACCGCCGCGACGCTGCTCGCCCAGTCGCTGGTCTCGCGGGTGATCGACCGCCTGGACGCCGACGGCGCCAACCTGCTGAGCTGCATCGGCGCCGAGGCGTGGCAGTCCGTGTTCCACACCCACCTGCACGTCATCCCCCGCTACAAGGACGACCCCCTCCAGCTCCCCTGGCACCCCACGCCCGGAGACCTGGAGGAGATCAACGCAACGGCCGCCAAACTCACCTGA
- a CDS encoding tetratricopeptide repeat protein, producing the protein MTGDRIEALRKAVDAAPDDVLLRLVLAESLATAGEIEEALDQYVVLLDQHGLPDDQFVPVGELAAANGRLALLRNLLEAARQRGVVEGTGRLQQLVDGMIAERSGVRIKVGPEDEQDPLIPDTPKETTTFDQVGGMEEIKRVIHRMVILPLSRPELYEKYGRKSGGGVMLYGPPGCGKTLLARATAGECGLPFINVRIEDVMDPYLGVSERNLHAAFERARANAPCVLFLDELDALAFARHKHGGSEARRLVDVLLQELDAIGSENEGLLVLAATNAPWDVDEAMLRPGRFDRVIFVPPPDEQARADILSVVTKEVPADGLDLKALAAQTAMFSGADLRALIERGVDKVIDEALSTGGEPPLGMQHLTDALTAVKPSTLDWLHRVRSYIEFANQSERYDDVAAYLKSRDVRRRLS; encoded by the coding sequence ATGACCGGCGACCGGATCGAGGCGCTGCGCAAGGCGGTCGACGCGGCCCCGGACGACGTACTGCTGCGGCTCGTGCTCGCGGAGTCGCTGGCCACGGCCGGTGAGATCGAGGAGGCGCTCGACCAGTACGTCGTACTGCTCGATCAGCACGGGCTGCCGGATGACCAGTTCGTGCCGGTCGGTGAACTCGCCGCGGCGAACGGGCGGCTCGCCCTGCTGCGGAATCTGCTCGAAGCGGCTCGCCAGCGCGGCGTGGTCGAAGGGACCGGGCGGCTGCAGCAGCTCGTCGACGGCATGATCGCCGAGCGCAGCGGCGTACGGATCAAGGTCGGGCCGGAGGACGAGCAGGATCCGTTGATCCCGGACACGCCCAAGGAGACCACGACCTTCGACCAGGTCGGTGGGATGGAGGAGATCAAGCGTGTCATCCACCGGATGGTGATCCTCCCGCTGAGCCGGCCGGAGCTGTACGAGAAGTACGGGCGGAAGTCCGGCGGCGGCGTGATGCTTTACGGACCGCCAGGCTGCGGCAAGACGCTGCTGGCTCGTGCGACCGCGGGGGAGTGCGGCCTGCCGTTCATCAACGTCCGGATCGAGGACGTGATGGATCCGTACCTCGGGGTCTCCGAGCGCAATCTGCATGCCGCGTTCGAGCGTGCCCGCGCCAACGCGCCGTGCGTGCTGTTCCTCGACGAGCTGGACGCGCTGGCGTTCGCGCGCCACAAGCACGGCGGGTCCGAGGCGCGCCGCCTGGTCGACGTACTGCTGCAGGAACTCGACGCGATCGGCTCCGAGAACGAGGGCCTGCTGGTGCTCGCCGCGACCAACGCGCCGTGGGACGTCGACGAGGCGATGCTCCGCCCCGGCCGTTTCGACCGGGTGATCTTCGTACCGCCGCCGGACGAACAGGCCCGCGCCGACATCCTGTCCGTGGTGACGAAGGAGGTCCCGGCCGACGGCCTCGACCTGAAGGCCCTCGCCGCGCAGACGGCAATGTTCAGCGGCGCCGACCTGCGCGCGCTGATCGAGCGCGGCGTCGACAAGGTGATCGACGAGGCGCTCTCGACCGGTGGCGAGCCGCCGCTCGGGATGCAGCACCTGACCGACGCGCTGACCGCGGTGAAGCCGTCGACGCTCGACTGGCTGCATCGCGTGCGCTCGTACATCGAGTTCGCCAACCAGAGCGAGCGGTACGACGACGTGGCGGCGTACCTCAAGTCCCGCGACGTACGCCGCCGCCTCAGCTGA
- a CDS encoding phosphatidylinositol mannoside acyltransferase, giving the protein MERVQHRVVDLAFALAWTLVRRLPERTVTWLFQRAADRTFRRNGRGVRRLRGNLAAVRPEADEAEVDALTHAGIRSYLRYWQEAFRLPEWTDEQIVGRVRTVNEKVLRDAYAAGQGVICALPHLANYDHAGAWAGLTGMPVSTVAERLQPESLFDRFIEYRKKLGMEVLPLTGGDDDVTGVLADRLRAGGFVCLVADRDLSERGVPVTFFGRPSRMPAGPAALSLKTGAPLVPATLHYDGPDLVITFHEAVEPDGGAAAMTQRCADAFAIGIAEHPQDWHMLQRIFLDG; this is encoded by the coding sequence ATGGAAAGGGTCCAGCACCGGGTCGTCGACCTGGCCTTCGCGCTTGCCTGGACCTTGGTACGACGCCTGCCCGAGCGGACCGTCACGTGGCTGTTCCAGCGGGCCGCGGATCGCACGTTCCGCCGCAACGGCCGCGGCGTACGGCGACTGCGCGGCAACCTGGCCGCAGTACGTCCAGAAGCCGACGAGGCCGAGGTCGACGCGCTCACGCACGCTGGCATTCGGTCGTATCTGCGCTACTGGCAGGAAGCGTTCCGCCTGCCCGAGTGGACCGACGAACAGATCGTCGGCCGGGTCCGAACGGTCAACGAGAAGGTGCTGCGCGACGCGTACGCCGCCGGGCAGGGCGTGATCTGCGCGCTGCCACACCTGGCGAACTACGACCACGCGGGCGCCTGGGCCGGGCTGACCGGAATGCCGGTGTCGACGGTCGCGGAACGCCTGCAGCCGGAGTCGCTGTTCGACCGCTTCATCGAGTACCGGAAGAAACTCGGTATGGAGGTGCTTCCGCTGACAGGCGGTGACGACGACGTCACCGGCGTACTCGCGGACCGCCTGCGCGCCGGGGGATTCGTGTGCCTGGTGGCCGACCGGGACCTGTCCGAGCGTGGTGTGCCGGTCACGTTCTTCGGCCGGCCGTCGCGGATGCCGGCCGGACCGGCCGCCCTCAGTCTGAAGACCGGTGCACCACTGGTCCCGGCGACGCTGCACTACGACGGTCCGGATCTCGTCATCACCTTCCACGAGGCGGTCGAGCCCGACGGCGGCGCGGCGGCGATGACCCAGCGCTGCGCCGACGCTTTCGCAATCGGCATCGCCGAACACCCGCAGGACTGGCACATGCTGCAGAGGATCTTTCTCGACGGGTGA